Proteins co-encoded in one Rhopalosiphum maidis isolate BTI-1 chromosome 2, ASM367621v3, whole genome shotgun sequence genomic window:
- the LOC113553668 gene encoding protein FRA10AC1 — translation MDRKKLFALQPYELHKELLDKYLEYCKSIDLKKREKRDIDVIQENHKFVWDEDDEVFTWEQKLARKYYDKLFKEYCICDLSLYKKSQVAMRWQTEGELISGKGQFICGNKICDETTHLRTWEVNFSYMEHYKKKNTLVKLRLCMDCSNKLNYKHKKKEIKRQVSKPKKDKSRHSNKEREKSDNQPTTSVQSEAPVTSKLAIEDNVWSEQLQIEDEKPREDDFEDYLEQLLF, via the exons AtggatagaaaaaaattatttgctctACAGCCATATGAATTGCACAAGGAATTATTGGACAAATATCTAGAGTACTGTAAAtccattgatttaaaaaa ACGTGAAAAACGCGATATTGATGTTATACAGGAGAACCACAAATTTGTATGGGATGAAGATGATGAAGTTTTCACATGGGAGCAGAAATTGGCTAGGAAGTATTATGATAAGTTATTCAAAGAATACTGCATTTGTGACTTgagcttatataaaaaatcccAG GTAGCTATGCGTTGGCAAACTGAAGGTGAATTAATCAGTGGTAAAGGTCAGTTCATTTGTGGCAATAAAATTTGTGATGAAACAACACACCTACGGACGTGGGAGGTAAATTTTAGTTACATGGAACActacaaaaagaaaaacactCTAGTTAAACTca gATTATGTATGGATTGctccaataaattaaattataaacataaaaagaaagaaattAAGCGCCAAGTTTCCAAACCAAAAAAAGACAAATCAAGACATTCCAATAAAGAACGAGAAAAATCTGATAATCAACCAACTACTAGTGTTCAGAGTGAGGCACCAGTAACTTCTAAACTAGCAATTGAAGATAATGTTTGGAGTGAGCAACTGCAAATAGAAGATGAAAAACCAAGAGAAGATGACTTTGAAGATTATTTAGAACAGttgctattttaa
- the LOC113551443 gene encoding aspartate aminotransferase, cytoplasmic — protein sequence MSIFSVVKEAPPIEVFHLVKVFNEDDNPSKVNLTIGAYRTDEGKPFYMPVVKKAESVVLENTLNHEYLPILGLESFTKAASQLLLGNIAERQEEGTIFGVQSISGSGALRVGAEFLVKHLKCTTFYYSIPTWENHHLIFMTSGFQNAKTYRYWNEETRSLDFDGFCEDLSNAPENSVIILHGCAHNPTGLDPTEDQWKKIAEIIKEHNLIPFFDNAYQGFASGDLEKDAWSVRYFLNQGFEFLCSQSFAKNYGLYNERAGNLTFVLNSLENVKAVKSQVTMIVRGMYSNPPNHGARTVSTILNNDELKMNGEMDTLKLMTDRIKAMRKVLRENLEKLGTIGTWNHITDQTGMFSYTGLSASHVEYLRNKYHIYMLRSGRINICGLNTNNINYVAEAITDALLNVTK from the exons ATGAGTATTTTCAGTGTCGTCAAAGAAGCACCGCCTATCGAAGTGTTCCATCTAGTGAAAGTGTTTAATGAAGATGACAATCCATCAAAAGTAAATTTGACCATTGGGG CATACAGGACGGATGAAGGCAAACCGTTTTATATGCCTGTTGTGAAAAAGGCTGAAAGTGTGGTACTCGAGAATACGTTAAATCATGAGTATTTACCCATATTAGgcttagaatcatttactaaAGCTGCATCACAACTTCTATTGGGCAATATCGCTGAACGACAAGAAGAGGgaact atcttTGGAGTTCAATCAATCAGTGGTTCTGGAGCATTAAGAGTGGGTGCAGAATTCTTagttaaacatttgaaatgtaCCACATTCTATTATTCAATACCAACTTGGG aaAATCATCATTTGATTTTCATGACTAGTGGATTTCAAAATGCCAAAACTTATCGCTATTGGAATGAAGAAACAAGATCTCTTGATTTTGATGGATTTTGTGAAGATTTATCAAATGCACCAGAAAATTcagttattatattgcatgGATGTGCTCATAATCCAACTGGCTTAGATCCAACTGAAGATCAATGgaagaaaattgcagaaattattaaa gaacataatttaataccgTTCTTTGATAATGCTTACCAAGGATTTGCATCTGGAGATTTGGAAAAAGATGCCTGGTCTGTACGATATTTTCTTAATCAAgggtttgaatttttatgttcACAATCATTTGCTAAAAACTATGGACTTTATA ATGAGCGTGCAGGAAACCTTACTTTTGTTCTGAATTCTTTGGAAAATGTTAAGGCTGTAAAATCTCAGGTGACAATGATTGTTAGAGGGATGTATTCAAATCCGCCAAACCATGGTGCACGTACTGtcagtacaatattaaataatgatgaattaaaaatgaatggcga gaTGGATACTTTAAAGTTAATGACAGATAGAATTAAAGCTATGAGAAAAGTTTTAAGAGAAAATTTAGAAAAGCTTGGAACAATTGGGACATGGAATCATATTACTGATCAAACTGGAATGTTTTCCTATACAGGATTATCAG caagTCATGTAGAATACTTACGAAACAAATACCATATTTACATGTTGCGGTCGGGACGTATTAACATTTGTGgattgaatacaaataatataaattatgtagctGAAGCAATTACCGAtgctttattaaatgttaccaagtaa